The following proteins come from a genomic window of Vibrio vulnificus NBRC 15645 = ATCC 27562:
- the uhpA gene encoding transcriptional regulator UhpA, with the protein MINVALVDDHVIVRSGFAQLLNLEADICVVGEFGSVAEARIGLPACKPDVVILDISMADESGLTLLSEIPSGIACIMLSVHDSPAMVEKSLKLGAKGYLSKRCSPDELVQAVRTSAAGGCYLTPDIAMKLATPNDKATSLTQLTRRENEVCQLLARGLDVKAIAAELGLSHKTVHVHRANAIDKLGVKNNVELAKLFSQESF; encoded by the coding sequence ATGATTAACGTAGCGCTAGTGGATGACCATGTCATTGTTCGTTCTGGTTTTGCCCAACTATTAAATCTTGAGGCGGACATTTGCGTTGTCGGGGAATTTGGTTCCGTCGCGGAAGCGCGAATCGGCTTACCTGCGTGCAAGCCAGATGTGGTGATTCTTGATATCTCAATGGCAGATGAAAGCGGCCTAACGTTACTCAGTGAAATTCCATCCGGCATTGCCTGCATCATGTTGAGCGTGCACGACTCCCCTGCCATGGTGGAAAAATCGCTCAAACTGGGTGCGAAAGGTTATTTAAGCAAACGTTGCAGCCCTGATGAACTGGTTCAAGCGGTGAGAACAAGCGCGGCAGGCGGTTGCTACCTTACTCCAGACATCGCAATGAAGCTTGCCACACCGAACGACAAAGCCACCAGTCTCACCCAACTCACGCGCCGAGAAAACGAAGTGTGTCAGTTGCTGGCAAGAGGGTTGGATGTGAAGGCAATCGCTGCCGAACTGGGGCTAAGCCACAAAACGGTTCATGTTCATCGTGCTAACGCCATCGACAAGCTGGGCGTAAAAAACAACGTCGAGCTGGCAAAACTGTTCTCTCAAGAGTCGTTTTGA
- a CDS encoding diguanylate cyclase domain-containing protein — MMKKSAILLLAFSLTGLFSTFVSAEEQERKTLRVANSKAWKPFSYLAEDGSPRGILIDLWKLYGEQNGVDIKFVLVDWNDSLTAVEEGKADVHAGMLWSEPRELRFDFAEPIMTINTQLYLSQRIITTDLNFFLSGDGNRGVGVVEGGYEEYFVQTHFPKLPLVRFKNNRLMMEAAFREEIDAFVADLQVANFYIYTTAQTVTFIPALYLYSGEIRPAVAEGSSLLSTINAGFKTVGEELIERTITSWITVQTVYPKFLFPSILALFGLTSLAYIIVLKRTVKAKTRELQLANENLLQLSQQDYLTQISNRRHFMEQLKNLTPEAVSVSVLIFDIDDFKRINDSYGHATGDLVIQNVATQVDETLPSDALYARIGGEEFAIVAFGLAFTDAQALAKKVCHVVEKLTFNNVPEGVTISLGCAYYPFSNGHIDLGMADKLMYQAKRLGKNQACVARLFD, encoded by the coding sequence ATGATGAAGAAATCCGCAATATTACTGCTTGCGTTCAGCTTAACTGGCCTGTTTTCCACTTTTGTTAGCGCTGAAGAGCAAGAAAGAAAAACGCTTCGAGTCGCCAATTCTAAGGCTTGGAAGCCATTCTCTTATCTAGCAGAAGATGGGAGCCCTAGAGGCATCTTGATTGATCTCTGGAAGTTGTACGGCGAGCAAAACGGTGTCGACATTAAGTTTGTGCTTGTGGATTGGAATGACTCGTTAACCGCGGTGGAAGAAGGCAAGGCAGACGTGCATGCTGGGATGTTGTGGTCTGAGCCAAGAGAGCTAAGGTTTGATTTTGCTGAACCTATTATGACGATCAATACTCAGCTCTATCTAAGTCAAAGGATCATCACTACTGATCTCAATTTTTTTCTATCTGGAGACGGTAATCGAGGTGTGGGTGTGGTGGAAGGGGGTTATGAAGAGTACTTTGTCCAAACTCATTTCCCTAAGTTACCGCTGGTTAGGTTCAAGAACAATCGCTTGATGATGGAGGCGGCGTTTCGAGAAGAAATCGATGCTTTTGTTGCCGATCTCCAAGTCGCTAATTTTTATATCTACACCACTGCTCAAACCGTCACTTTTATTCCCGCGCTTTATCTCTATTCCGGTGAGATTCGCCCTGCGGTAGCAGAGGGGAGTTCGCTACTTTCGACCATTAACGCCGGATTTAAGACGGTGGGGGAAGAATTGATAGAGCGAACGATCACCAGTTGGATCACGGTACAAACCGTCTACCCGAAATTTTTGTTTCCTTCGATACTTGCTCTTTTTGGGCTGACTTCCCTTGCTTACATCATCGTGCTGAAGCGAACCGTCAAAGCAAAAACCCGCGAGTTGCAGTTGGCAAATGAAAACTTGCTGCAACTCTCACAGCAAGACTACTTAACCCAAATTAGTAATCGCCGTCACTTCATGGAGCAATTGAAAAACCTTACACCTGAGGCTGTATCGGTTTCAGTACTGATTTTTGATATTGATGACTTTAAACGAATCAACGACAGCTATGGTCATGCGACGGGCGATCTGGTGATTCAAAATGTGGCGACGCAGGTGGATGAAACGTTGCCGAGTGACGCGCTTTACGCTCGTATCGGTGGTGAAGAGTTTGCCATTGTCGCGTTTGGTTTGGCGTTTACTGATGCACAAGCGCTGGCTAAAAAGGTGTGTCATGTGGTCGAGAAGCTCACATTTAATAACGTTCCCGAAGGCGTGACCATCAGTTTGGGTTGTGCGTATTACCCGTTTTCCAATGGCCATATCGACTTAGGGATGGCCGATAAGTTGATGTATCAAGCTAAGCGGCTTGGCAAAAATCAGGCGTGCGTTGCTCGATTATTTGACTGA
- the manA gene encoding mannose-6-phosphate isomerase, class I: protein MNLNIISSKCFFKMDNKIQNYDWGSRSAIHDLFGFANDDHRPQAEVWMGTHPNGCSSIKGSNVSLSLAELIQHDQVAFLSEPTAKQYGDLPFLFKILSAERALSIQVHPSKRDAQTGFAREEQLGIPLDAAWRNYKDANHKPELVYALTDYQAMNGFRPFEEILVGFRQCHIPEINTYLEQFEQNTNEAGLRRFFIELLSMSELRKQNALDQLVTYASLNQQQPTCQLIIELAEQYPNDVGLFAPLLLNVITLKPGEAMFLNARTPHAYIKGTGLEIMANSDNVLRAGLTSKHMDVEELVKCTDFVSKPVESLLTHAHVVGCEHHFPVPVKDFQFSILSKPESQPITTSSAEILMAIDADLTLVASNGETLTLSKGQSAFIPAYVKTYAISSSGRIARAFNG, encoded by the coding sequence ATGAATTTGAACATAATTTCATCAAAATGCTTCTTCAAAATGGACAATAAGATCCAAAACTACGACTGGGGAAGCCGCTCTGCTATTCACGATTTGTTTGGCTTTGCCAACGACGATCATCGCCCGCAAGCCGAAGTTTGGATGGGCACGCACCCCAATGGCTGCTCGAGCATTAAAGGAAGCAATGTTTCACTTTCGCTCGCCGAGTTGATCCAGCACGACCAAGTCGCCTTTCTGTCTGAGCCAACCGCGAAGCAATATGGGGATTTGCCGTTTCTGTTTAAGATCCTTTCAGCAGAGCGCGCCCTCTCCATTCAAGTTCATCCGAGTAAACGCGATGCGCAAACTGGTTTTGCAAGAGAAGAGCAATTGGGCATTCCACTGGATGCCGCTTGGCGCAACTACAAAGACGCCAACCACAAGCCCGAGTTGGTCTACGCCCTCACCGACTATCAAGCGATGAACGGCTTCCGACCTTTCGAGGAGATCCTTGTGGGATTTCGCCAATGTCACATCCCGGAGATCAACACGTATCTCGAGCAGTTTGAGCAAAACACCAATGAAGCTGGCTTACGACGCTTTTTTATCGAGCTGCTCTCGATGAGCGAGCTTCGTAAACAAAACGCGCTCGATCAGCTGGTTACTTATGCCTCACTCAATCAACAACAACCAACTTGCCAGTTGATCATTGAACTGGCCGAGCAATATCCCAATGATGTGGGCTTGTTCGCGCCATTGCTTCTGAACGTGATAACACTCAAGCCCGGAGAGGCTATGTTCTTAAACGCAAGGACACCTCATGCCTACATTAAAGGCACTGGGCTTGAGATCATGGCAAACTCCGACAACGTTTTGCGCGCTGGCCTGACGTCCAAGCATATGGATGTGGAAGAGTTGGTGAAATGCACCGATTTTGTCTCCAAGCCAGTAGAAAGCTTACTCACCCACGCGCACGTTGTGGGATGTGAGCATCACTTCCCCGTGCCAGTAAAGGACTTTCAGTTTTCGATACTGTCAAAGCCAGAGAGTCAGCCCATTACAACGTCGAGCGCAGAGATACTCATGGCCATTGATGCCGATTTGACCTTAGTGGCCTCGAACGGTGAAACCCTAACATTGAGCAAGGGGCAATCGGCCTTTATTCCGGCTTACGTCAAGACTTACGCCATCTCAAGCTCTGGGCGTATCGCTCGTGCATTTAATGGTTAA
- a CDS encoding glutathione S-transferase family protein encodes MITLHHLNKSRSKRIIWLLEELGVDYHVVAYQRDSVTFLAPPELKAIHPLGKSPVIEADGKVIAESGAITEYLIAKYAPQRLAPAQESDEYVEYLQWLHFAESSGILPLLLKVFLIKDGTQTQFLAQYADAEINKVVGYLDQSLQGKNYLVGEALSGADIMNSFIVEIVQQFGLLEQYPNLARYADTLASHPSFVKAQALEQQYN; translated from the coding sequence ATGATAACTCTACATCATCTCAACAAATCCCGTTCAAAGCGTATCATTTGGTTGTTGGAGGAGCTGGGCGTTGATTATCACGTTGTCGCTTACCAGCGCGACAGTGTGACCTTTTTAGCGCCACCAGAACTGAAAGCGATCCACCCACTAGGCAAATCACCGGTCATCGAAGCCGATGGCAAAGTGATTGCCGAGTCCGGTGCGATCACCGAATACTTGATTGCCAAATACGCACCGCAGCGATTGGCCCCAGCCCAAGAGAGCGATGAGTACGTGGAATATCTGCAATGGCTGCATTTTGCGGAAAGCTCCGGCATTTTGCCTCTGCTGCTTAAAGTCTTTTTAATCAAAGATGGCACACAAACGCAGTTTCTTGCTCAGTACGCAGATGCGGAGATCAACAAAGTGGTGGGTTATCTCGACCAAAGCTTGCAAGGCAAAAACTACCTTGTTGGTGAGGCACTCTCTGGCGCCGACATCATGAACTCGTTCATTGTCGAGATTGTGCAGCAATTTGGTTTGCTTGAGCAGTATCCGAACCTTGCCCGTTACGCGGATACACTCGCCAGTCACCCAAGCTTTGTTAAAGCGCAAGCGCTGGAACAACAATACAATTAA
- a CDS encoding DUF3012 domain-containing protein: MRTTLLALLSVLTLSACSEVGSESWCNNMRDKPKSEWNGQNTLDFAKHCLLNNEIGSKSWCEDMDEKSKGDWTAKEATSYAKYCVL; encoded by the coding sequence ATGAGAACAACATTATTGGCCCTGCTAAGCGTACTCACCCTTTCAGCCTGCAGTGAAGTAGGCAGTGAAAGCTGGTGCAACAACATGCGCGATAAGCCTAAAAGCGAATGGAATGGACAAAACACGCTAGACTTTGCCAAACACTGCCTACTCAACAACGAGATTGGTAGCAAGAGCTGGTGTGAAGATATGGATGAGAAATCCAAAGGCGATTGGACCGCTAAAGAAGCCACCTCTTACGCTAAATATTGCGTACTTTAG
- a CDS encoding MFS transporter: MFGLFPSPSYTQAPLDKSQVDERYRYWRLHIMIGMYIGYAGFYFTRKTFNYAAPAMIVDLGLDKGDLGLIGTLFYITYGLSKFISGTISDRSNPRYFMGVGLIASGIINIVFGFSSSLIALSILWVLNAWFQGWGWPSCSKLLTTWYSRSERGFLWAIWNTAHNVGGALIPLLVGYLTFHFSWREGFIVPGIIGVLLGLIVCWRLRDKPTTQGLPTVGQWRHDPLELAQEKHGQGLSYREILTHYVFNNKYIWLLAFSYVLVYIVRTAINDWGNLYLTEQHHYSLINANAALSMFEIGGFVGSLVAGWGSDKLFGGNRGPMNLLFAAGIFLSVAALWLMPLTNFAFQAAGLFSIGFFVFGPQMLIGMAAAECSHKDSAGAATGFVGLFAYMGAALSGYPLALILEEYSWTGFFVTISICAAVIGLLLLPFLQAQPSRKPLAPKLRL, translated from the coding sequence ATGTTTGGACTGTTTCCATCTCCGAGCTACACACAAGCTCCCTTGGACAAAAGCCAAGTTGATGAACGTTATCGTTACTGGCGGCTGCATATCATGATCGGCATGTACATTGGGTACGCGGGCTTTTATTTCACTCGCAAAACCTTCAACTACGCCGCGCCTGCCATGATTGTTGATTTGGGCTTAGACAAAGGCGATCTCGGTTTAATCGGCACGCTTTTCTACATCACCTATGGCCTATCCAAGTTTATCTCAGGGACCATTTCTGACCGCTCAAATCCACGTTATTTTATGGGTGTGGGCCTGATCGCCTCTGGAATTATCAATATCGTGTTTGGTTTTTCCAGCTCGCTGATTGCCCTTTCCATCTTGTGGGTGCTCAACGCTTGGTTCCAAGGTTGGGGATGGCCTTCTTGTTCCAAACTCCTCACCACCTGGTATTCGCGCTCAGAACGCGGCTTTTTGTGGGCAATTTGGAACACCGCCCACAACGTGGGTGGCGCACTGATCCCACTGTTAGTCGGCTACCTCACTTTTCATTTCAGTTGGCGTGAAGGCTTTATTGTCCCTGGCATTATCGGCGTGTTGCTTGGCCTTATTGTTTGCTGGCGGTTAAGAGACAAACCCACCACTCAGGGGCTACCAACCGTCGGTCAGTGGCGTCATGACCCGCTCGAACTGGCTCAAGAGAAACATGGCCAAGGACTCAGCTATCGTGAAATTCTCACGCACTATGTTTTCAACAACAAATACATTTGGTTGCTCGCTTTTAGCTATGTACTGGTTTACATCGTGCGCACCGCAATCAATGACTGGGGCAATCTCTACCTTACCGAGCAACACCATTACTCTCTTATCAACGCCAACGCAGCGTTGTCGATGTTTGAGATCGGTGGCTTTGTTGGTTCTCTCGTAGCAGGTTGGGGCTCGGATAAACTGTTCGGCGGTAACCGGGGTCCGATGAATCTGTTATTTGCCGCCGGTATTTTCTTGTCTGTTGCTGCTCTGTGGTTAATGCCGTTAACGAACTTTGCCTTTCAAGCTGCGGGTTTATTCTCAATTGGCTTCTTCGTGTTTGGGCCACAAATGCTTATCGGCATGGCAGCCGCTGAGTGTTCTCACAAAGATTCTGCTGGCGCAGCGACTGGTTTTGTTGGTCTGTTTGCCTACATGGGCGCCGCGTTGTCTGGCTACCCGCTTGCACTGATTTTGGAAGAATACAGCTGGACCGGTTTCTTCGTCACCATCTCTATCTGTGCGGCGGTGATCGGCTTACTGTTGCTGCCTTTTCTTCAAGCTCAACCATCTCGTAAACCACTGGCACCCAAACTGCGCTTATAG
- a CDS encoding TetR/AcrR family transcriptional regulator — translation MNTKTNDTRQHILDVGYQLVVNQGFTAVGLSQLLKEAGVPKGSFYHYFKSKEQFGQALIEDYFQQYLARLEAHFNQRNDSGFDNLVSYFSRWLSIENGVCNANRCLVVKLSAEVSDLSEAMRNTLSQGAQRIILALASAVQTGIDDGSITVNNATATAQQLYQQWLGASLLNKLMQDQTHLEQCLVSTKQILKG, via the coding sequence ATGAATACGAAAACCAATGACACTCGCCAACACATTCTTGACGTTGGCTATCAACTCGTCGTCAACCAGGGCTTTACTGCCGTGGGATTGTCGCAATTGTTGAAAGAAGCAGGCGTGCCGAAAGGCTCGTTTTATCACTACTTCAAGTCGAAAGAGCAATTTGGCCAAGCATTGATTGAAGATTATTTTCAACAATACCTTGCTCGCTTAGAGGCACATTTTAACCAGCGAAATGACTCTGGCTTTGACAACCTTGTCTCGTATTTTTCTCGTTGGCTTTCGATTGAAAATGGCGTGTGTAATGCCAACCGCTGTCTTGTGGTAAAGCTCAGTGCAGAGGTATCGGACCTCTCTGAAGCGATGCGGAATACCCTTTCGCAAGGTGCACAACGCATTATTCTGGCGTTGGCAAGCGCAGTACAAACTGGCATTGATGATGGTTCGATCACGGTAAACAATGCCACGGCTACCGCACAGCAGCTTTACCAACAATGGCTAGGTGCCAGCTTGTTGAACAAGTTAATGCAAGATCAAACGCATTTAGAGCAGTGCTTAGTCAGCACCAAACAGATACTCAAAGGGTAA
- the uhpB gene encoding signal transduction histidine-protein kinase/phosphatase UhpB, whose translation MRSYTITSLCGFFMTACAWFCLWVIAYYFVNDAELAILLFPFALRLGITLHTHSRFWPTIYLAEWGLTVALALLLEQPQWLMVLVASVLSIPVVCLAKKYYRGDHNQHLAIMAVIIVITASINVLAVGFHAQSVYMVWLASVTGGLLLLPMCYLLWNYLFQSPWSPLTSNLLANSVEFKVRHIILYTVLLVTSILIQTSLPDELKRFAPFCMAIPIIVLALRYGWQGALLATMLNSVALIAARSGVSNLEITDLLLSLSAQTLTGIMLGLAVQKQKDLNQQLRGELSRNQTLSRQLIQAEESVRRDVARELHDEIGQNITAIRTQASIIKRIDNLEMNIRCADTIEQLSLNVYDTTKRLLSKLRPKMLDDLDLKESVEQLTRELEFDNHGTRVQLDWQGDYHSLSDTLKVTLFRLCQEALNNAAKYAEATSIVIELSIRDELSLNIADNGIGFKTEECMKGMGIRGMQERVQALGGKMYIYSLNDQVTGAQIAITLPKV comes from the coding sequence ATGCGCAGTTACACCATCACATCACTGTGCGGCTTTTTCATGACCGCTTGTGCTTGGTTTTGTCTGTGGGTGATCGCCTACTACTTTGTCAATGACGCAGAACTGGCTATTTTACTGTTCCCGTTTGCACTGCGACTCGGCATCACTCTACACACTCACAGCCGATTTTGGCCAACCATCTACTTGGCGGAATGGGGATTAACCGTGGCGCTGGCCTTATTGCTTGAACAACCGCAGTGGTTAATGGTGTTGGTCGCGAGCGTTTTAAGCATCCCTGTTGTCTGCCTAGCGAAGAAGTACTACCGAGGCGATCACAATCAACATTTGGCAATCATGGCGGTCATTATTGTCATCACCGCGTCCATCAACGTACTGGCTGTGGGTTTTCATGCTCAATCGGTCTACATGGTGTGGCTTGCCAGCGTCACTGGCGGTTTATTGCTCTTGCCAATGTGTTATTTGCTCTGGAACTATTTGTTTCAAAGTCCATGGTCTCCACTCACTTCAAACCTGCTCGCCAATAGCGTGGAATTTAAGGTGCGCCATATCATTTTGTATACGGTGCTACTCGTCACCAGCATTTTGATTCAAACCAGTTTACCGGATGAATTGAAACGATTCGCACCGTTTTGCATGGCGATTCCGATCATCGTGTTGGCCTTACGCTACGGCTGGCAAGGCGCGCTATTGGCCACCATGCTGAACAGTGTGGCGCTGATTGCTGCGCGCAGTGGTGTTTCCAATTTAGAAATCACCGACTTGTTGCTGTCACTTTCAGCACAAACCTTAACCGGCATCATGCTCGGGTTGGCGGTGCAAAAACAGAAAGATCTCAACCAACAACTGCGCGGAGAGCTATCGCGTAACCAAACGCTCTCCCGTCAGTTGATTCAAGCGGAAGAATCGGTACGTCGAGATGTGGCGCGAGAGCTTCATGATGAAATTGGCCAAAACATTACCGCGATTCGAACGCAAGCGAGCATCATCAAACGTATCGACAATCTTGAAATGAACATTCGTTGCGCCGACACCATTGAGCAACTTTCTCTCAATGTCTACGACACCACTAAGCGCCTCTTAAGCAAGTTGAGACCAAAGATGTTGGATGATTTGGATTTGAAAGAATCCGTTGAACAACTGACTCGTGAGCTGGAGTTTGATAACCACGGCACGCGCGTTCAACTCGATTGGCAAGGTGATTACCACTCACTCAGTGACACTTTGAAAGTCACCCTCTTTCGTTTGTGCCAAGAGGCGCTGAACAATGCCGCCAAATACGCGGAAGCCACGTCCATCGTTATCGAGTTGTCCATCAGGGACGAACTCTCCCTCAATATTGCAGACAACGGTATCGGCTTTAAAACCGAAGAGTGCATGAAAGGCATGGGCATTCGCGGCATGCAAGAGCGCGTGCAAGCTTTGGGCGGAAAAATGTATATCTATTCTCTTAACGACCAAGTGACTGGCGCGCAAATTGCCATCACATTGCCGAAGGTGTAA
- a CDS encoding NADP-dependent oxidoreductase — protein MTQPTNRQIVLASRPVGAPTAENFALKQSDIPTPAQGEMLLRSVYLSLDPYMRGRMSDAKSYAEPVGIDEVMVGGTVCQVEVSNHAEFEVGEWVLAYTGWQDYTISNGEGLIKLGKQPSHPSYALGVMGMPGFTAYMGLLDIGQPKEGDTLVVAAATGAVGSMVGQIGKLKGCRVIGIAGGEEKCQFAKETLGFDECIDHKATDFAEQLAKVCHNGIDIYFENVGGKVFDAVMPLLNTGARIPLCGLISQYNATSLPEGPDRMSMLMAQLLIKRIKMQGFIIFDDYGHRYGEFAADMSQWLAQGKIHYREHLVQGLENAPDAFIGLLEGKNFGKMVVQTNQPR, from the coding sequence ATGACTCAACCTACAAACCGTCAAATCGTACTCGCGTCTCGCCCAGTTGGGGCACCAACCGCTGAAAACTTTGCGCTTAAACAGAGTGACATCCCAACGCCAGCCCAAGGTGAAATGTTGCTACGTTCTGTTTATTTGTCACTCGATCCCTATATGCGTGGCCGCATGAGCGATGCCAAATCGTACGCCGAACCCGTTGGCATCGATGAGGTCATGGTTGGTGGCACGGTTTGCCAAGTAGAAGTATCCAACCACGCCGAGTTTGAAGTGGGTGAATGGGTATTGGCTTACACTGGTTGGCAAGATTACACGATCTCCAACGGCGAAGGCTTGATCAAACTAGGCAAACAGCCTAGCCACCCTTCTTATGCACTTGGTGTAATGGGCATGCCTGGATTTACGGCCTATATGGGGCTATTGGATATTGGCCAGCCAAAAGAAGGTGACACATTGGTGGTTGCCGCAGCCACAGGTGCGGTCGGCTCTATGGTGGGACAAATTGGCAAACTTAAAGGCTGTCGCGTCATTGGTATCGCCGGTGGCGAAGAAAAATGCCAATTTGCTAAAGAAACACTGGGCTTTGATGAATGTATCGACCACAAAGCGACTGACTTTGCTGAGCAATTAGCGAAAGTTTGCCACAACGGAATCGACATTTATTTTGAAAACGTCGGCGGAAAAGTCTTTGATGCTGTGATGCCTTTGCTTAATACCGGCGCGCGTATTCCACTGTGTGGTTTGATTTCCCAATACAACGCCACTTCACTGCCAGAAGGTCCAGATCGCATGTCTATGCTGATGGCGCAACTGTTGATCAAACGCATCAAGATGCAAGGTTTCATCATCTTTGATGATTACGGCCATCGCTATGGCGAGTTTGCTGCTGATATGAGCCAATGGCTAGCACAAGGAAAAATTCACTATCGTGAACATCTTGTCCAAGGGCTGGAAAACGCGCCTGACGCCTTTATTGGCCTGCTTGAAGGGAAAAACTTCGGCAAAATGGTCGTCCAAACCAATCAACCACGCTAG
- the uhpT gene encoding hexose-6-phosphate:phosphate antiporter, giving the protein MLKFLEQVRKPTLDLPVEVRRKMWFKPFIQSYLVVFIGYLTMYLIRKNFNVAQNDMISTYGLSMTDLGLIGLGFSITYGIGKTVVSYYADGKNTKQFLPFMLILSGLAMLGFSFSMGGGSASLFLMVAFYALSGFFQSTGGPSSYSTITKWTPRNKRGSYLGLWNMSHNVGGAGAAGVALFGANYLFDGHVIGMFVFPSIIAIIVGFIGMRFGSDSPEAYGLGKVEELFDEAVSEEDTAAEENQMTKKEIFVEYVLKNKVIWLLCFANIFLYIVRIGIDQWSTVYAYQELGLSKEAAISGFTLFEVGALVGTLMWGYLSDLANGRRALVACVSLALIIVSLEFYQHATSEFMYLASLFVLGFLVFGPQLLIGVAAVGFVPKKAISVADGVKGTFAYLIGDSFAKLGLGMIADGTPIFGLTGWKGTFAALDTSAMICIVLLAFVAIAEEKKIRHNKKKLELAASQS; this is encoded by the coding sequence ATGTTAAAATTCCTTGAACAAGTGCGGAAGCCGACCCTCGACCTTCCAGTCGAAGTAAGACGTAAAATGTGGTTTAAGCCGTTTATCCAATCTTACCTTGTGGTATTTATTGGTTACTTGACCATGTATTTGATCCGTAAAAACTTCAACGTCGCGCAAAACGACATGATCTCCACTTACGGTTTAAGCATGACCGATTTGGGCCTGATTGGTCTTGGTTTTTCGATTACTTACGGTATCGGTAAAACCGTCGTTTCCTACTACGCTGACGGCAAAAACACCAAGCAGTTTCTCCCTTTCATGCTGATCCTTTCTGGTCTTGCCATGCTTGGTTTCAGCTTCAGCATGGGTGGCGGCAGTGCCAGCTTGTTCTTGATGGTGGCGTTCTACGCACTCAGTGGTTTCTTCCAAAGTACAGGTGGCCCTTCTAGTTACTCAACCATCACGAAGTGGACACCACGCAACAAACGTGGTTCTTACCTAGGTCTGTGGAACATGTCGCACAACGTGGGTGGTGCCGGTGCGGCTGGTGTTGCCCTGTTCGGTGCTAACTACCTGTTCGATGGCCACGTCATTGGTATGTTTGTCTTCCCTTCTATCATCGCCATCATCGTTGGTTTCATCGGCATGCGCTTTGGTAGTGATTCACCAGAGGCTTATGGCCTAGGTAAAGTTGAAGAACTTTTTGATGAAGCCGTCAGCGAAGAAGATACTGCGGCGGAAGAAAATCAAATGACCAAAAAAGAGATCTTTGTTGAGTATGTACTGAAAAACAAAGTGATCTGGCTACTTTGCTTTGCCAACATCTTCCTTTACATCGTGCGTATCGGTATCGACCAATGGTCAACGGTTTACGCTTACCAAGAACTTGGTCTATCAAAAGAAGCGGCAATCTCTGGTTTTACCCTATTCGAAGTGGGCGCACTCGTCGGTACGCTAATGTGGGGTTACCTTTCTGACTTGGCGAACGGTCGTCGTGCTTTAGTAGCGTGTGTGTCTCTTGCATTGATCATCGTATCCCTTGAGTTCTACCAACACGCGACAAGCGAGTTCATGTACCTAGCATCGCTATTTGTTCTTGGTTTCCTCGTGTTTGGTCCTCAACTGCTTATCGGTGTTGCTGCGGTTGGCTTTGTTCCGAAGAAAGCCATCAGTGTGGCGGATGGCGTAAAAGGCACCTTCGCTTACCTAATCGGTGACAGCTTTGCCAAGCTTGGTCTCGGCATGATTGCAGACGGTACTCCTATCTTCGGTTTGACCGGCTGGAAAGGCACCTTCGCGGCACTGGATACCTCAGCGATGATTTGTATTGTCCTTCTTGCCTTCGTTGCTATCGCAGAAGAGAAAAAGATTCGACATAACAAGAAGAAACTTGAACTCGCGGCCAGCCAGTCTTAA